One part of the Arabidopsis thaliana chromosome 4, partial sequence genome encodes these proteins:
- a CDS encoding Inositol monophosphatase family protein, translated as MYILDTGARFSAVRFSPVFNPPPTSLRRRYFIVRANLPFPKHQAKYHKELEVAIDAVDRACRLCVDVKRSLFSSKEKIVEKNDQTPVTIADFGVQALVSLVKSKASIGDNHLSDADVLEAIDRGGKDAYTFCNKPATYWVLDPIDGTRGFLKGDEALYVVGLALVVDNEIVLGVMGCPNWPGDSSDGSTGTLMLSHIGCGTWTKKLQNVSGNVAGDWIRCFVDACVLMNKARFCIQESQTWESLPLSGFFDASTVSEDLKHKEILLLPTCCGSLCKYLMVASGRASVFLLRAKTQRTIKSWDHAVGIICVHEAGGKVTDWEGDEINLEEDQSERRLIFPAGGVVVSNGSLHNQILEMISSASPTL; from the exons ATGTACATTCTCGACACCGGAGCTCGATTCTCCGCCGTCAGATTCTCACCGGTATTCAATCCTCCTCCAACATCTCTCCGTAGACGATACTTCATCGTAAG AGCTAATCTTCCATTCCCAAAGCATCAAGCTAAGTATCATAAAGAGCTTGAGGTCGCCATTGATGCTGTTGATCGAGCTTGTCGTCTCTGTGTTGAT GTCAAAagatctcttttttcttctaaagagAAGATTGTTGAGAAGAATGATCAAACTCCAGTTACAATTGCAGATTTTGGAGTTCAAGCTTTAGTCAGCTTGG TCAAATCAAAAGCAAGCATTGGAGACAATCACTTGTCTGATGCTGATGTACTTGAAGCAATTGATAGAGGTGGCAAAGATGCTTACACGTTTTGCAACAAACCAGCTACTTATTGG GTTTTGGATCCAATTGATGGCACCAGGGGATTTCTTAAAGGAGATGAGGCTTTATATGTG GTAGGATTGGCCCTTGTTGTAGATAATGAAATTGTGCTAGGAGTCATGGGTTGTCCAAACTGGCCAGGAGATTCTTCAGATGGATCTACTGGAACCCTAATGCTCTCGCATATAGGCTGTGGAACGTGGACCAAGAAGTTACAAAATGTCTCTGGCAATGTAGCCGGTGATTGGATAAGGTGTTTCGTTGATGCTTGTGTTTTAATGAACAAAGCAAGATTTTGTATACAAGAAAGCCAAACCTGGGAATCACTTCCTCTCTCTGGTTTCTTCGACGCAAGTACTGTTTCAGAGGACTTAAAACATAAAGAGATTCTTCTTTTGCCCACATGTTGTGGAAG TTTGTGCAAGTATCTGATGGTAGCTTCTGGCAGAGCATCAGTTTTTCTTCTCCGAGCCAAAACTCAGAGAACAATAAAG TCGTGGGATCATGCTGTTGGGATCATATGTGTACATGAAGCTGGAGGAAAG GTAACAGATTGGGAAGGAGATGAAATAAATTTGGAGGAAGATCAATCAGAAAGGAGGCTCATTTTTCCGGCGGGCGGTGTTGTAGTAAGCAACGGAAGTTTACATAATCAGATTCTTGAGATGATCTCTTCTGCTTCACCAACTCTTTGA
- a CDS encoding non-LTR retrolelement reverse transcriptase (BEST Arabidopsis thaliana protein match is: RNA-directed DNA polymerase (reverse transcriptase)-related family protein (TAIR:AT4G04650.1); Has 30201 Blast hits to 17322 proteins in 780 species: Archae - 12; Bacteria - 1396; Metazoa - 17338; Fungi - 3422; Plants - 5037; Viruses - 0; Other Eukaryotes - 2996 (source: NCBI BLink).) encodes MRRWGLSIPSDCVLCSGNAEFREHLFFGCGVSFAVWGNFMFRASLTPPLLFMDCLTWVLSPSRDPNISLIIKLVFQASIYFLWKERNRRLHDHASRSSTAIIKEIKVILTAKLDPLSRRSEFDAPDNSLLSTWFRYFN; translated from the coding sequence ATGAGGAGGTGGGGTCTCTCTATTCCTTCGGATTGTGTCCTTTGCTCTGGAAATGCTGAATTTAGAGAGCACTTGTTCTTTGGATGTGGTGTCAGTTTTGCGGTTTGGGGTAACTTCATGTTTAGAGCAAGCTTAACTCCTCCGCTTCTCTTTATGGACTGCCTCACTTGGGTCTTATCTCCTTCTCGTGATCCTAACATTTCTCTCATCATCAAGCTAGTGTTTCAAGCTTCTATCTACTTCCTTTGGAAAGAGCGTAACCGTAGATTGCATGATCACGCTTCCCGCTCTTCTACTGCAATCATCAAGGAAATCAAGGTCATCCTTACAGCTAAGCTGGATCCTCTCTCTAGGCGTTCTGAATTTGATGCCCCCGACAACTCTCTCCTTTCTACTTGGTTTCGCTACTTCAACTAA
- a CDS encoding Inositol monophosphatase family protein (Inositol monophosphatase family protein; FUNCTIONS IN: 3'(2'),5'-bisphosphate nucleotidase activity, inositol or phosphatidylinositol phosphatase activity; INVOLVED IN: sulfur metabolic process; LOCATED IN: chloroplast; EXPRESSED IN: 22 plant structures; EXPRESSED DURING: 13 growth stages; CONTAINS InterPro DOMAIN/s: Inositol monophosphatase (InterPro:IPR000760), Inositol monophosphatase, metal-binding site (InterPro:IPR020583); BEST Arabidopsis thaliana protein match is: Inositol monophosphatase family protein (TAIR:AT5G64000.1); Has 5084 Blast hits to 5082 proteins in 1369 species: Archae - 38; Bacteria - 2832; Metazoa - 92; Fungi - 221; Plants - 243; Viruses - 0; Other Eukaryotes - 1658 (source: NCBI BLink).), with product MYILDTGARFSAVRFSPVFNPPPTSLRRRYFIVRANLPFPKHQAKYHKELEVAIDAVDRACRLCVDVKRSLFSSKEKIVEKNDQTPVTIADFGVQALVSLELSKLFPSIPLVAEEDSHFVRANNLVSSVVSEVKSKASIGDNHLSDADVLEAIDRGGKDAYTFCNKPATYWVLDPIDGTRGFLKGDEALYVVGLALVVDNEIVLGVMGCPNWPGDSSDGSTGTLMLSHIGCGTWTKKLQNVSGNVAGDWIRCFVDACVLMNKARFCIQESQTWESLPLSGFFDASTVSEDLKHKEILLLPTCCGSLCKYLMVASGRASVFLLRAKTQRTIKSWDHAVGIICVHEAGGKVTDWEGDEINLEEDQSERRLIFPAGGVVVSNGSLHNQILEMISSASPTL from the exons ATGTACATTCTCGACACCGGAGCTCGATTCTCCGCCGTCAGATTCTCACCGGTATTCAATCCTCCTCCAACATCTCTCCGTAGACGATACTTCATCGTAAG AGCTAATCTTCCATTCCCAAAGCATCAAGCTAAGTATCATAAAGAGCTTGAGGTCGCCATTGATGCTGTTGATCGAGCTTGTCGTCTCTGTGTTGAT GTCAAAagatctcttttttcttctaaagagAAGATTGTTGAGAAGAATGATCAAACTCCAGTTACAATTGCAGATTTTGGAGTTCAAGCTTTAGTCAGCTTGG AGCTTTCGAAATTGTTTCCTTCAATACCATTAGTGGCTGAGGAAGACTCTCATTTTGTGCGTGCTAATAACCTTGTAAGCTCTGTGGTAAGTGAAGTCAAATCAAAAGCAAGCATTGGAGACAATCACTTGTCTGATGCTGATGTACTTGAAGCAATTGATAGAGGTGGCAAAGATGCTTACACGTTTTGCAACAAACCAGCTACTTATTGG GTTTTGGATCCAATTGATGGCACCAGGGGATTTCTTAAAGGAGATGAGGCTTTATATGTG GTAGGATTGGCCCTTGTTGTAGATAATGAAATTGTGCTAGGAGTCATGGGTTGTCCAAACTGGCCAGGAGATTCTTCAGATGGATCTACTGGAACCCTAATGCTCTCGCATATAGGCTGTGGAACGTGGACCAAGAAGTTACAAAATGTCTCTGGCAATGTAGCCGGTGATTGGATAAGGTGTTTCGTTGATGCTTGTGTTTTAATGAACAAAGCAAGATTTTGTATACAAGAAAGCCAAACCTGGGAATCACTTCCTCTCTCTGGTTTCTTCGACGCAAGTACTGTTTCAGAGGACTTAAAACATAAAGAGATTCTTCTTTTGCCCACATGTTGTGGAAG TTTGTGCAAGTATCTGATGGTAGCTTCTGGCAGAGCATCAGTTTTTCTTCTCCGAGCCAAAACTCAGAGAACAATAAAG TCGTGGGATCATGCTGTTGGGATCATATGTGTACATGAAGCTGGAGGAAAG GTAACAGATTGGGAAGGAGATGAAATAAATTTGGAGGAAGATCAATCAGAAAGGAGGCTCATTTTTCCGGCGGGCGGTGTTGTAGTAAGCAACGGAAGTTTACATAATCAGATTCTTGAGATGATCTCTTCTGCTTCACCAACTCTTTGA
- a CDS encoding uncharacterized protein (unknown protein; Has 30201 Blast hits to 17322 proteins in 780 species: Archae - 12; Bacteria - 1396; Metazoa - 17338; Fungi - 3422; Plants - 5037; Viruses - 0; Other Eukaryotes - 2996 (source: NCBI BLink).) — MISTSIPTVATTELSSLGKRGTCDNEEDESKMALRRLKEDGGVVSLIAVVQAQLLKRSSTYLTCKA, encoded by the coding sequence ATGATATCAACCTCAATCCCTACCGTAGCCACGACGGAATTATCATCGTTAGGAAAGAGAGGCACTTGCGACAATGAGGAGGATGAATCAAAGATGGCTCTAAGGAGGTTGAAGGAAGATGGCGGAGTAGTCTCTCTCATTGCCGTCGTACAAGCCCAATTACTAAAACGGAGTTCCACTTACCTAACATGTAAAGCCTAA